From the genome of Nakamurella flavida, one region includes:
- a CDS encoding GNAT family N-acetyltransferase has product MEIRELTRDDAMASTAMSRNAFGGSLDLSFFTLGAGITRWGLFDGADLVAKANDRHYDSLIGGRPVPTAGVGGVVVTPETHGRGSARTVMTHLLHRARERGAVISTLFRTVPALYRSLGYEQVTERVDGALPSAALRGMRVPAGITLRRATVADAPAVRQVYDDIAAQGSCWLDRRPPLFPRGTAADADLISAVHGTTLAVDDAGTVQGYVRWTRGDGVGTGAVLTASELLSRTASGTAGLLAALASFDAVTPEIHLRTTGTDPVFWAVPGYGWRVEKVEPYLLRVIDLAGAVAARGWPVGVSGALELTVTDPLCPWNSGDHRLVIEGGRGRLEPGDGSGVSVTVNGSAVLIAGSIGAAALRRGGMVAGGGAEHDAVLDVLTAGPRPGILDFF; this is encoded by the coding sequence GTGGAGATCCGTGAGCTGACCCGGGACGACGCGATGGCCTCGACGGCGATGAGCCGGAACGCCTTCGGCGGCTCCCTCGATCTGTCGTTCTTCACCCTGGGCGCCGGCATCACCCGGTGGGGGCTGTTCGACGGGGCCGACCTGGTGGCCAAGGCCAACGACCGGCACTACGACAGCCTGATCGGCGGCCGCCCGGTGCCCACCGCCGGGGTCGGCGGGGTCGTCGTCACGCCGGAGACCCACGGTCGCGGGTCGGCCCGGACGGTGATGACGCATCTGCTGCACCGGGCGCGCGAGCGCGGCGCTGTGATCTCCACGCTGTTCCGGACGGTCCCGGCGCTCTACCGCTCGCTGGGGTACGAACAGGTGACCGAGCGGGTCGACGGCGCCCTGCCCAGCGCCGCCCTCCGCGGGATGCGGGTCCCCGCGGGGATCACCCTGCGCCGGGCCACCGTCGCCGACGCCCCCGCGGTCCGGCAGGTCTACGACGACATCGCCGCCCAGGGCTCGTGCTGGCTGGACCGCCGGCCACCGCTGTTCCCCCGGGGCACCGCCGCCGACGCGGACCTGATCTCCGCCGTCCACGGCACCACCCTCGCGGTGGACGACGCGGGAACGGTGCAGGGGTACGTTCGCTGGACCCGGGGTGACGGGGTCGGCACCGGGGCGGTGTTGACCGCGTCGGAACTGTTGTCCCGCACCGCGTCCGGCACCGCCGGCCTGCTCGCCGCGTTGGCGTCCTTCGACGCCGTGACCCCGGAGATCCACCTGCGCACCACCGGCACCGATCCGGTGTTCTGGGCCGTGCCCGGCTACGGCTGGCGGGTCGAGAAGGTGGAGCCCTACCTGCTGCGGGTGATCGACCTGGCCGGCGCCGTCGCCGCCCGCGGCTGGCCCGTCGGGGTGTCCGGCGCTCTCGAGCTGACGGTCACCGACCCGCTGTGCCCGTGGAACTCCGGCGACCACCGGCTGGTGATCGAGGGCGGACGTGGCCGGCTGGAACCCGGTGACGGGAGCGGTGTCTCCGTCACCGTCAACGGGTCGGCCGTCCTGATCGCCGGATCAATCGGCGCGGCCGCCCTGCGCCGGGGCGGGATGGTGGCCGGTGGGGGAGCCGAACACGACGCCGTGCTGGACGTGCTCACCGCCGGCCCGCGGCCGGGAATCCTCGACTTCTTCTGA
- a CDS encoding mannitol dehydrogenase family protein — protein sequence MTAATAALPLRADTLARIGETVPVPAYDRAALTTGIVHLGVGGFHRAHEAMYLDEWMNTDPAAAEQGWGICGVGVLAGDERMKRVLDEQDGLYTLVLKHPDGSWTARVVGSLVDYLWAPEDPEAVLERMADPATRIVSLTVTEGGYSIHPVTGEFDVTPAVQADLAPGAVPATAFGLVVEALARRRERGIPAFTVLSCDNIQGNGDVAARSFRAFAELRDPDLAGWIAEHVRFPNSMVDRITPATTDDDRAEIARRFGILDGWPVVCEPWVQWVLQDEFGDQGDAPARPAWESVGVQFVAEVEPYEKMKLRLLNASHQAMSYLGRLAGYDLVSQVCRDPAFAAFLLAYMSEEATPTLDPVPGIDLDAYRHSLIERFGNEGVRDTLARNCAETSDRIPTFILPVVRDRLAAGGDVTACATVIASWVRYLGGVDENGRPLEIVDRNAATLVPLAAAEDPTAFLRQDLFGGLADEPRFTEPYLWALQSLRTRGARATAAAVAERGARG from the coding sequence ATGACCGCAGCCACCGCCGCCCTCCCGCTCCGCGCGGACACCCTCGCCCGCATCGGGGAGACCGTCCCGGTCCCGGCCTACGACCGGGCCGCGCTGACGACCGGCATCGTCCACCTGGGGGTCGGGGGCTTCCACCGGGCCCACGAGGCGATGTACCTCGACGAGTGGATGAACACCGACCCGGCCGCGGCGGAGCAGGGATGGGGGATCTGCGGGGTGGGCGTGCTGGCCGGCGACGAGCGGATGAAGAGGGTGCTCGACGAGCAGGACGGGCTCTACACCCTCGTCCTCAAGCACCCGGACGGCAGTTGGACCGCCCGGGTCGTCGGCTCCCTGGTCGACTACCTCTGGGCGCCGGAGGATCCGGAGGCGGTCCTGGAGCGCATGGCCGACCCGGCCACCCGCATCGTCTCGCTCACGGTCACCGAGGGCGGCTACTCCATCCACCCGGTCACCGGCGAGTTCGACGTCACCCCGGCCGTGCAGGCCGACCTCGCCCCGGGCGCCGTCCCGGCGACCGCCTTCGGGCTCGTCGTCGAGGCCCTGGCCCGCCGCCGCGAACGCGGCATCCCCGCGTTCACCGTGCTGTCCTGCGACAACATCCAGGGCAACGGCGATGTCGCGGCCCGGTCCTTCCGGGCCTTCGCCGAGCTGCGCGACCCCGACCTCGCCGGGTGGATCGCCGAACACGTCCGTTTCCCCAACTCCATGGTCGACCGCATCACCCCGGCCACCACCGACGACGACCGGGCCGAGATCGCCCGGCGCTTCGGCATTCTCGACGGCTGGCCGGTGGTCTGCGAGCCGTGGGTGCAGTGGGTGCTGCAGGACGAGTTCGGTGACCAGGGCGACGCCCCCGCCCGGCCGGCCTGGGAGAGCGTGGGCGTGCAGTTCGTCGCCGAGGTCGAGCCCTACGAGAAGATGAAGCTGCGCCTGCTCAACGCCTCCCACCAGGCGATGTCGTACCTGGGCCGGCTCGCCGGGTACGACCTGGTGTCCCAGGTCTGCCGGGACCCTGCCTTCGCGGCCTTCCTGCTCGCCTACATGAGCGAGGAGGCCACGCCGACCCTCGACCCGGTGCCGGGCATCGACCTGGACGCCTACCGGCACAGCCTCATCGAACGGTTCGGCAACGAGGGCGTGCGGGACACGTTGGCGCGCAACTGTGCCGAGACCTCCGACCGCATCCCGACGTTCATCCTGCCGGTGGTCCGGGACCGGTTGGCCGCCGGCGGCGACGTCACCGCCTGCGCCACCGTGATCGCCAGCTGGGTCCGGTACCTGGGCGGGGTCGACGAGAACGGCCGACCCCTGGAGATCGTCGACCGCAACGCCGCCACCCTCGTCCCGCTCGCCGCGGCCGAGGACCCGACGGCCTTCCTGCGGCAGGACCTGTTCGGCGGACTGGCCGACGAGCCGCGCTTCACCGAGCCCTACCTGTGGGCGCTGCAATCACTACGCACCCGGGGAGCGCGGGCGACCGCGGCCGCCGTCGCGGAGCGGGGCGCGCGGGGCTGA
- the hisG gene encoding ATP phosphoribosyltransferase yields the protein MLRVAVPNKGTLSEPASAMLREAGYRQRSESRDLTVLDIANDVEFFYLRPKDIAVYVGSGRLDLGITGRDLALDSRAPVREELPLGFGHSSFRYAGPAEREWHVADLAGLRVATSYPNLVRDDLAAHGLTADVIRLDGAVEISVQLGVADAIADVVESGRSLRQHQLAAFGDVICASEAVILARTDAETSTAAQQLINRLKGVVFAQQYLMLDYDCPVTLLERATAITPGLESPTVAPLADPAWVAVRAMVRRPDANPVMDALSELGAKAILASDIRSCRL from the coding sequence ATGTTGCGTGTCGCCGTTCCCAACAAGGGCACCCTGAGCGAGCCGGCCTCGGCCATGCTGCGGGAGGCCGGCTACCGGCAGCGCAGCGAGTCCCGCGACCTGACCGTGCTGGACATCGCCAACGACGTCGAGTTCTTCTACCTGCGCCCCAAGGACATCGCCGTCTACGTCGGCTCGGGCCGGCTGGATCTCGGCATCACCGGCCGGGACCTCGCCCTGGACTCACGGGCCCCGGTCCGCGAGGAGCTCCCCCTCGGGTTCGGGCACTCCTCGTTCCGGTACGCCGGACCGGCCGAACGCGAATGGCACGTCGCCGACCTCGCCGGGCTGCGGGTGGCCACGTCCTATCCGAACCTGGTGCGGGACGACCTGGCCGCCCACGGCCTGACCGCGGACGTCATCCGGCTCGACGGCGCGGTGGAGATCTCCGTGCAGCTCGGCGTGGCCGATGCCATCGCCGATGTGGTGGAGTCCGGTCGCAGCCTGCGGCAGCACCAGCTCGCCGCCTTCGGCGATGTCATCTGTGCCTCGGAGGCCGTGATCCTGGCGCGGACGGACGCGGAGACCAGCACCGCCGCCCAGCAGTTGATCAACCGACTCAAGGGCGTCGTCTTCGCCCAGCAGTACCTGATGCTCGACTACGACTGCCCGGTGACGCTGCTGGAGCGGGCCACCGCGATCACGCCTGGCCTCGAGTCGCCGACGGTGGCGCCACTGGCCGACCCCGCCTGGGTCGCCGTCCGGGCCATGGTCCGTCGGCCGGACGCGAACCCCGTCATGGACGCCCTGTCCGAGCTCGGCGCCAAGGCGATCCTCGCCTCGGACATCCGCTCCTGCCGCCTCTGA
- a CDS encoding ABC transporter permease, which translates to MTATTTTPTAPVGGRPEVDLGENRDPLLKRLFKLQSVWILCVLIAIIAIFSASAGSKFFAWSNFSIITQNVSIWAVLGVGMTFVIITSGIDLSIGSVLVFSSVVAAKVMESMGGDGWGTAIVGIVCATLSGLVWGLVNGWLVAKSKIPPLIVTLGTLSISLGLAQIITDGLDIRAVPDSLTDSIGYGKFLGIPALSIIALVVVIIGGIVLHKTRFGRYTYAIGSNEEAARRVGIKVSGHLIKIYALTGFLAGFAGLLSLAQYATTTIAGQSLTNLNVIAAVVIGGTSIFGGEGSIFGTVVGLFIPAVLLSGFTILGVTPYWQTVAVGSVLIAAVYIDQSRRAAATRGARPSLMGHLARKKK; encoded by the coding sequence ATGACCGCCACCACCACGACCCCCACCGCCCCGGTGGGCGGCCGGCCGGAGGTCGACCTCGGCGAGAACCGGGACCCGCTGCTCAAGCGCCTGTTCAAGCTGCAGTCGGTCTGGATCCTGTGCGTGCTGATCGCGATCATCGCGATCTTCTCGGCCAGTGCCGGTTCGAAGTTCTTCGCCTGGTCCAACTTCTCGATCATCACCCAGAACGTGTCGATCTGGGCCGTGCTCGGCGTGGGCATGACCTTCGTGATCATCACCTCGGGCATCGACCTGTCCATCGGTTCGGTCCTGGTCTTCTCCTCGGTCGTCGCGGCCAAGGTGATGGAGTCCATGGGCGGGGACGGTTGGGGCACCGCGATCGTCGGCATCGTCTGCGCCACCCTCAGCGGGCTCGTCTGGGGCCTCGTCAACGGCTGGCTGGTCGCCAAGTCCAAGATCCCGCCGCTGATCGTCACCCTCGGCACGCTGTCCATCTCGCTCGGTCTGGCCCAGATCATCACCGACGGCCTGGACATCCGCGCGGTGCCGGACAGCCTCACCGACTCCATCGGCTACGGGAAGTTCCTCGGGATCCCGGCGCTGTCCATCATCGCGCTGGTCGTGGTGATCATCGGCGGCATCGTCCTGCACAAGACCCGGTTCGGCCGCTACACCTATGCGATCGGCTCCAACGAGGAGGCGGCCCGCCGCGTCGGCATCAAGGTCAGCGGGCACCTGATCAAGATCTACGCGCTGACCGGCTTCCTGGCCGGCTTCGCCGGGCTGCTCTCCCTGGCCCAGTACGCCACCACCACCATCGCCGGTCAGTCGCTCACCAACCTGAACGTCATCGCGGCCGTGGTCATCGGCGGCACCTCGATCTTCGGCGGTGAGGGCTCCATCTTCGGCACCGTCGTCGGCCTCTTCATCCCGGCCGTCCTGCTCTCCGGCTTCACCATCCTCGGGGTCACCCCCTACTGGCAGACCGTGGCCGTGGGCTCCGTGCTCATCGCCGCCGTCTACATCGACCAGTCCCGTCGCGCCGCGGCCACCCGCGGAGCTCGTCCGTCCCTGATGGGCCACCTGGCCCGCAAGAAGAAGTGA
- a CDS encoding TrpB-like pyridoxal phosphate-dependent enzyme, whose protein sequence is MAPLQHKFQLDESEMPTRWYNIVPDLPAPPPPPLHPVTHQPVGPDDLAPLFPMDLILQEVSTERYIDIPEAVQDIYRMWRPSPLYRAHRLEKALGTPARIYYKYEGVSPAGSHKPNTAVPQAYYNQLAGIRKLTTETGAGQWGTALAFACSLFDMECEIWQVGGSYDAKPGRRTVIETFGGTVHRSPSRLTSAGRAFPEDHTGSLGIAISEAVEVAAQHEDTKYALGSVLNHVLLHQTIIGEEALLQLAKAGESDVDVVIGCTGGGSNFGGLAFPFIREKLAGRMNPVIRAVEPASCPSLTRGEYRYDYGDTAGFTPLMKMHTLGHDFVPDPIHAGGLRYHGMAPLISHVYELGLMEAIAVEQTECFAAAIRFARTEGIVPAPEPTHALAATMREALACRESGEEKVTVTALCGHGLLDLAAYEAYLKGAMVDSGLSDTDLESALAAVPSVAG, encoded by the coding sequence ATGGCCCCGCTGCAGCACAAGTTCCAGCTCGACGAGTCCGAGATGCCGACGCGTTGGTACAACATCGTCCCGGACCTGCCGGCCCCGCCCCCGCCGCCGCTGCACCCGGTGACCCACCAGCCCGTGGGCCCCGACGACCTGGCGCCCCTCTTCCCGATGGATCTGATCCTGCAGGAGGTGTCGACCGAGCGGTACATCGACATCCCCGAGGCCGTGCAGGACATCTACCGGATGTGGCGGCCGTCACCGCTGTACCGGGCGCACCGGCTGGAGAAGGCGCTGGGCACGCCCGCCCGGATCTACTACAAGTACGAGGGCGTCTCCCCCGCCGGGTCGCACAAGCCCAACACCGCCGTGCCGCAGGCCTACTACAACCAGCTCGCCGGCATCCGGAAGCTGACCACCGAGACCGGCGCGGGCCAGTGGGGCACCGCGCTGGCCTTCGCCTGTTCGCTCTTCGACATGGAGTGCGAGATCTGGCAGGTGGGCGGGTCCTACGACGCGAAGCCCGGCCGCCGCACCGTGATCGAGACCTTCGGAGGCACCGTCCACCGGTCGCCCTCCCGGCTGACGTCGGCCGGGCGGGCCTTCCCCGAGGACCACACCGGGTCGTTGGGGATCGCGATCTCGGAGGCGGTCGAGGTCGCCGCCCAGCACGAGGACACCAAGTACGCCCTTGGGTCGGTGCTCAACCACGTGCTGCTGCACCAGACGATCATCGGCGAGGAGGCCCTGCTCCAGCTGGCGAAGGCCGGCGAGTCCGATGTCGACGTGGTCATCGGCTGCACCGGCGGCGGGTCCAACTTCGGCGGACTGGCCTTTCCGTTCATCCGCGAGAAGCTGGCCGGCCGGATGAACCCGGTCATCCGGGCGGTCGAGCCGGCATCGTGCCCCTCCCTCACCCGTGGGGAGTACCGCTACGACTACGGCGACACCGCCGGCTTCACCCCGCTGATGAAGATGCACACCCTGGGCCACGACTTCGTGCCCGACCCGATCCACGCCGGCGGGCTGCGTTACCACGGGATGGCTCCGCTGATCTCGCACGTCTACGAGCTCGGTCTGATGGAGGCCATCGCCGTCGAGCAGACGGAGTGCTTCGCCGCCGCCATCAGGTTCGCCCGGACGGAGGGCATCGTCCCGGCCCCCGAGCCCACCCACGCTCTCGCGGCCACCATGCGAGAAGCGTTGGCCTGCAGGGAGTCCGGCGAGGAGAAGGTGACCGTCACCGCACTCTGCGGCCACGGGCTGCTCGACCTCGCGGCCTACGAGGCGTACCTGAAGGGCGCCATGGTGGACTCCGGTCTGTCCGACACCGATCTGGAGTCCGCGCTCGCCGCGGTGCCGTCCGTCGCCGGCTGA
- a CDS encoding DUF1990 family protein, which produces MTPRIERRLSAASATSLTYPEIGATRDEVFPGGYHHLSVTRTIGRGDAAFALAAERVMSWQVQRRTGLRIEATAATAHEGDDVLLGLGVGPLTRWLPCRVVYTVEEPRRAGWAYGTLPGHPEAGEERFLVVHEPDDTVTFTVEAFSRPAWWPVRLAGPIGRAVQRLVSERYVRALG; this is translated from the coding sequence GTGACCCCCCGCATCGAACGCCGCCTGTCCGCCGCGAGCGCGACCAGCTTGACCTATCCGGAGATCGGCGCCACGCGGGACGAGGTGTTCCCCGGCGGGTACCACCACCTGTCCGTCACCCGGACGATCGGCCGGGGCGACGCGGCGTTCGCACTCGCTGCGGAACGGGTCATGTCCTGGCAGGTGCAACGGCGGACCGGGCTGCGCATCGAGGCCACCGCAGCGACCGCCCATGAGGGCGACGACGTCCTGCTGGGCCTGGGGGTCGGACCGCTGACCCGGTGGCTGCCCTGTCGCGTCGTCTACACCGTCGAGGAACCGCGTCGGGCCGGCTGGGCCTACGGCACCCTGCCCGGCCACCCGGAGGCCGGTGAGGAACGGTTCCTGGTCGTCCACGAGCCGGACGACACCGTGACGTTCACCGTCGAGGCGTTCTCCCGCCCGGCGTGGTGGCCGGTGCGCCTCGCCGGGCCGATCGGCCGCGCCGTCCAGCGGTTGGTGTCCGAGCGGTACGTCCGCGCACTGGGCTGA
- a CDS encoding phosphoribosyl-ATP diphosphatase: MKTFDSLFAELQDRAATRPAGSGTVEALDAGVHAQGKKLLEEAGEVWLAAEHEGDDALALEISQLIYRAQVIMIGRGISVEQVYRHL, encoded by the coding sequence GTGAAGACGTTCGACTCGCTGTTCGCCGAGCTGCAGGACCGTGCTGCCACCCGTCCCGCGGGTTCCGGCACCGTCGAGGCACTGGACGCCGGGGTGCACGCCCAGGGCAAGAAGCTCCTCGAGGAGGCCGGCGAGGTCTGGCTGGCCGCCGAGCACGAGGGTGACGATGCGCTGGCGCTCGAGATATCCCAGCTCATCTACCGCGCACAGGTCATCATGATCGGGCGGGGCATCTCGGTGGAGCAGGTCTACCGGCATCTGTAG
- a CDS encoding ATP-binding cassette domain-containing protein translates to MSPVLQAQGLTRSFGNVRALDNCDFDIEPGEVVALIGDNGAGKSTLVKALSGNLALDAGQISFDGKPVEITSQQQASAMGIEVVYQDLALAPHLDPAQNVFLGREIPAAGLLGKLGFMDNRAMRRKAKEGFDELGATVRSMVAPVGAMSGGQRQCIAIARAITWADRVVFLDEPTAALGVVQTKNVLETIKKVRDKGIAIVFISHSMPHVLEVADRIQVLRLGRRVATFRADATHVEELVGAMTGALDAKDAA, encoded by the coding sequence ATGAGTCCTGTGCTGCAGGCCCAGGGCCTGACCCGGAGCTTCGGCAATGTCCGGGCTTTGGACAACTGCGACTTCGACATCGAGCCCGGTGAGGTCGTCGCCCTCATCGGCGACAACGGCGCCGGCAAGTCCACGTTGGTGAAGGCGCTCTCGGGCAACCTCGCCCTGGACGCCGGCCAGATCAGCTTCGACGGCAAGCCGGTCGAGATCACCTCGCAGCAGCAGGCGTCGGCCATGGGGATCGAGGTGGTCTACCAGGACCTCGCCCTGGCCCCGCATCTCGACCCCGCGCAGAACGTCTTCCTCGGTCGGGAGATCCCGGCCGCGGGCCTGCTCGGCAAGCTCGGCTTCATGGACAACCGCGCCATGCGCCGGAAGGCCAAGGAGGGCTTCGACGAGCTGGGCGCCACCGTCCGTTCCATGGTCGCCCCCGTCGGGGCCATGTCCGGTGGGCAGCGGCAGTGCATCGCCATCGCCCGCGCCATCACCTGGGCCGACCGGGTCGTCTTCCTCGACGAGCCGACCGCCGCACTGGGTGTCGTGCAGACCAAGAACGTCCTGGAGACCATCAAGAAGGTCCGGGACAAGGGCATCGCAATCGTCTTCATCTCGCACTCCATGCCGCACGTGCTCGAGGTCGCCGACCGGATCCAGGTGTTGCGCCTGGGGCGCCGCGTGGCCACCTTCCGAGCCGACGCCACCCATGTCGAGGAACTGGTCGGTGCCATGACCGGCGCCCTGGACGCGAAGGACGCCGCATGA
- a CDS encoding ABC transporter substrate-binding protein yields MKRSIVLTTTAAVVAAMALAGCSSSAPASSGGSTSAAATSAASSAASSAASATGSSAASSSGSSAASSSVAAPSSASKDYNISFIQGVAGDEFYISMQCGIEAEAKRLGVTVNTQGAQKFDPTLQKPIVDSVVSSKPDAILIAPTDVTAMQRPLADAAAAGIKVVLVDTTTEDPSFAASQVSSDNVGGGAAAFDAIKALHPDGGKLLVISVDPGISTTDARVQGFEEAAAADSAFSYVGVQYSHNDPATAAQLVTAALQKDPDIVGIFATNLFAAEGTSTGVKQAGKGSELSIVGFDAGPNQVKALKDGTVQALVAQRPAQIGTDGLDQAVAALDGGTVTPKIQTGFEIITADNVDSSDAVYQSSC; encoded by the coding sequence ATGAAGCGTTCCATCGTCCTGACGACGACGGCTGCCGTCGTCGCCGCCATGGCCCTGGCGGGTTGCTCGTCCAGCGCCCCCGCCTCGTCCGGTGGCAGCACCAGCGCCGCCGCCACCTCGGCGGCGTCGTCGGCAGCCAGCTCGGCCGCCTCCGCCACGGGGTCCTCCGCTGCGTCGTCGTCCGGTTCCAGCGCTGCGTCGTCCTCCGTCGCCGCCCCGAGCTCGGCGAGCAAGGACTACAACATCTCCTTCATCCAGGGTGTCGCCGGGGACGAGTTCTACATCTCCATGCAGTGCGGCATCGAGGCCGAGGCCAAGCGTCTCGGCGTCACCGTCAACACCCAGGGCGCGCAGAAGTTCGACCCGACCCTGCAGAAGCCGATCGTCGACTCGGTCGTCTCCTCCAAGCCCGATGCGATCCTCATCGCCCCGACCGACGTCACCGCCATGCAGCGGCCGTTGGCCGATGCGGCCGCGGCCGGCATCAAGGTCGTCCTGGTCGACACCACCACCGAGGATCCGTCCTTCGCCGCCTCGCAGGTCTCCTCGGACAACGTCGGCGGCGGCGCGGCGGCCTTCGACGCGATCAAGGCGCTGCACCCCGACGGCGGCAAGCTGCTCGTCATCTCCGTCGACCCCGGCATCTCCACCACCGACGCCCGCGTGCAGGGCTTCGAGGAGGCGGCGGCCGCCGACTCGGCGTTCAGCTACGTCGGCGTGCAGTACTCGCACAACGACCCGGCCACCGCCGCCCAGCTGGTCACCGCCGCCCTGCAGAAGGACCCCGACATCGTCGGCATCTTCGCCACCAACCTGTTCGCCGCCGAGGGCACCTCCACCGGTGTCAAGCAGGCCGGCAAGGGCTCCGAGCTGAGCATCGTCGGCTTCGACGCCGGCCCGAACCAGGTCAAGGCGCTCAAGGACGGCACCGTGCAGGCCCTCGTGGCCCAGCGGCCCGCCCAGATCGGCACCGACGGCCTCGACCAGGCCGTCGCCGCCCTCGACGGCGGTACGGTGACCCCGAAGATCCAGACCGGCTTCGAGATCATCACCGCCGACAACGTCGACAGCTCGGACGCGGTGTACCAGTCCAGCTGCTGA
- a CDS encoding zinc-dependent alcohol dehydrogenase family protein, with the protein MKAVVYDAPLSYAITEIPTPEPGAGEVRIKVQQVGVCGTDLHIHAGDFMAEFPLIPGHEVVGVIDALGEGVVGLALGEQVAVNPNIYCGHCDYCLAGRLILCPNLKGMGSNFPGFFAEYSVVPATLVFSTQGLDPDVAVFAEPASCAMHGLESAQVRPGSSALVLGAGPTGLLLAQMLASGGASSVTVAAPTQYKLDTAEKLGVDRTVLIDRDDAEGNIDRLRAASPKGDGYDLVVEATGSAAVGAICVPLTRNGGTVLIYGVTHTTDTVAFHPFDVFRREITIKGSFAEITSVAAAISALRAGRVRTDGLITHRFHIDDYAQALEAVASNPDAHKVVLHT; encoded by the coding sequence ATGAAAGCCGTCGTCTACGACGCCCCGCTCAGCTATGCCATCACCGAGATCCCCACCCCCGAACCGGGCGCCGGCGAGGTCCGCATCAAGGTCCAGCAGGTCGGGGTGTGCGGGACCGATCTGCACATCCATGCGGGTGATTTCATGGCCGAGTTCCCGCTCATCCCCGGTCACGAGGTCGTCGGCGTCATCGACGCGCTGGGGGAAGGGGTCGTCGGTCTGGCCCTGGGGGAGCAGGTCGCGGTCAACCCGAACATCTACTGCGGGCACTGCGACTACTGCCTGGCGGGGCGGCTCATCCTCTGCCCGAACCTGAAGGGCATGGGGAGCAACTTCCCCGGGTTCTTCGCCGAGTACTCCGTCGTCCCGGCCACCCTGGTCTTCTCCACGCAGGGTCTGGACCCGGACGTGGCGGTGTTCGCCGAGCCGGCGTCCTGCGCCATGCACGGTCTGGAGTCCGCCCAGGTTCGACCGGGCAGTAGTGCCCTCGTGCTGGGGGCGGGGCCGACCGGCCTGCTGCTCGCCCAGATGCTGGCCTCCGGCGGCGCCTCGTCGGTCACCGTCGCGGCCCCCACGCAGTACAAGCTGGACACCGCCGAGAAGCTCGGGGTCGACCGGACGGTCCTCATCGACCGCGACGACGCCGAGGGCAACATCGACAGGCTCCGGGCCGCCTCGCCGAAGGGTGACGGGTACGACCTCGTCGTCGAGGCCACCGGATCTGCCGCCGTGGGCGCCATCTGCGTCCCCCTGACCCGCAACGGGGGCACCGTCCTGATCTACGGCGTCACGCACACCACGGACACCGTCGCCTTCCACCCGTTCGACGTGTTCCGGCGCGAGATCACCATCAAGGGCTCGTTCGCCGAGATCACCTCGGTGGCCGCGGCGATCTCCGCGCTGCGTGCCGGCCGGGTGCGCACCGACGGGCTCATCACCCACCGGTTCCACATCGACGACTACGCACAGGCTCTCGAAGCGGTCGCCAGCAATCCCGACGCGCACAAGGTCGTCCTCCACACCTGA